One region of Fimbriiglobus ruber genomic DNA includes:
- the glgX gene encoding glycogen debranching protein GlgX has translation MTTTERELPESVSERAGVRAGSPLPLGIQETGGGVNFALLSRNATRVRLELFDHPDDATPARVFDLDSVRNHTGDVWHVWVAGIGSGQLYAYRVDGPYDPPAGLRFNFNRLLLDPCATAVSRSPAWDFAAARGYDPTAPGRDLTLSQRDNARSMPKCVFVNESFEWGADEPLRHPWSKTVIYELHVRGFTIRPGSNVAHPGTYQGLVEKIPYLKDLGVTAVELMPVQEFNEHSVTRTDPCSGRRLRNYWGYDPVVFRAVKGSYARSPAPGRQNREFREMVRALHAAAIEVILDVVFNHTAEGDEWGPTLCFRGIDNAIFYTLADDKRHYRDFTGTGDTVNANHPVVRDHILAALRYWVIEMHVDGFRFDLASVLGRDGAGRLLANAPLLERIAEDPILRDVKIIAEAWDAVGAYEVGSFSERRWAEWNGRYRDDVRRFWRGDDGMMGAFADRICGSADIYSGSGKGPESSINYLTCHDGFTLNDLVSYRDKHNEANGDHNRDGTDTNFSANYGTEGATTDSGTEDARTRQIKNLLLTLFISRGVPMLLGGDEFRRTQDGNNNAYCQDNETSWHDWGLPEQHREIVRFTRGMIAFRRAHPVLSKEQYYTDAEIHWFGPRSGLPDWADPKQKLFACLIWEHEHSSLYLMFNAGADAVDFHLPTVAPTHQWHIAVDTASKSPRDLFTLGEEVPVQNLCTYPLTPRSSAILLAMKPNPARGGATV, from the coding sequence ATGACCACGACTGAGCGCGAGTTGCCGGAGTCCGTCTCGGAGCGCGCCGGCGTTCGAGCCGGCTCACCGCTCCCGTTGGGCATCCAGGAAACGGGAGGGGGAGTCAATTTCGCGCTCCTCAGTCGTAACGCCACCCGGGTTCGCCTCGAGTTGTTCGATCACCCCGACGACGCGACCCCCGCGCGGGTCTTCGATCTGGATTCGGTGCGCAACCACACGGGCGACGTGTGGCACGTTTGGGTGGCGGGGATCGGGTCCGGTCAACTGTATGCGTACCGCGTGGACGGCCCGTACGACCCCCCCGCGGGCCTTCGGTTCAACTTCAACCGGCTCCTCCTCGATCCGTGCGCCACCGCGGTCTCGCGGTCGCCCGCGTGGGATTTTGCCGCCGCCCGGGGTTACGATCCGACGGCTCCTGGACGCGACCTGACGCTCTCGCAACGGGACAACGCCCGCTCGATGCCGAAATGTGTTTTCGTCAACGAGTCGTTCGAGTGGGGCGCGGACGAGCCGCTCCGGCACCCGTGGTCGAAGACCGTCATCTACGAACTCCACGTCCGCGGCTTCACGATTCGGCCCGGGTCGAATGTGGCTCATCCGGGGACGTATCAGGGGCTGGTGGAAAAGATCCCGTACCTCAAAGACCTGGGAGTGACGGCGGTGGAACTGATGCCCGTGCAGGAGTTCAACGAACATTCCGTCACCCGCACGGACCCGTGCTCGGGGCGCCGGCTCAGAAATTATTGGGGCTACGATCCGGTCGTCTTCCGCGCGGTCAAGGGTTCTTACGCCCGGTCGCCCGCTCCGGGCCGGCAGAACAGGGAGTTCCGAGAGATGGTCCGGGCCTTGCACGCGGCCGCCATCGAAGTGATTCTGGACGTGGTGTTCAACCACACGGCGGAGGGGGACGAATGGGGGCCGACCCTCTGTTTCCGTGGGATCGATAACGCGATCTTCTACACACTCGCGGACGACAAAAGGCACTACCGGGACTTCACCGGGACGGGCGATACCGTCAACGCCAACCACCCCGTGGTTCGGGACCACATCCTAGCGGCGCTCCGGTACTGGGTGATCGAGATGCACGTCGACGGGTTCCGGTTCGACCTGGCGTCGGTCCTAGGCCGGGACGGCGCTGGCCGGTTGCTCGCCAACGCTCCGCTCCTCGAACGCATCGCCGAGGATCCGATCTTGAGGGACGTGAAGATCATCGCCGAGGCGTGGGACGCGGTCGGGGCGTACGAGGTGGGGAGCTTCTCCGAGCGGCGCTGGGCGGAGTGGAACGGCCGCTACCGGGACGACGTCCGCCGCTTCTGGCGCGGCGACGACGGGATGATGGGAGCGTTCGCCGATCGGATCTGCGGCAGTGCCGATATCTACAGCGGATCCGGTAAGGGCCCCGAGAGCAGTATCAACTACCTCACGTGCCACGACGGCTTCACTCTGAACGACCTAGTGAGCTACCGCGACAAGCACAACGAAGCGAACGGGGACCACAACCGCGACGGTACCGATACCAATTTCAGCGCGAACTACGGGACCGAAGGCGCGACGACCGACTCCGGGACCGAGGACGCGAGAACCCGGCAGATCAAGAACTTACTTCTGACGCTGTTCATCTCGCGCGGCGTGCCGATGCTACTCGGAGGGGACGAATTTCGCCGCACACAAGACGGGAACAACAACGCCTACTGTCAGGACAACGAAACGAGCTGGCACGACTGGGGCCTTCCGGAACAGCACCGGGAGATTGTTCGCTTCACCCGCGGCATGATCGCCTTTCGTCGCGCCCATCCGGTTCTGAGCAAGGAGCAATATTACACGGATGCCGAGATCCACTGGTTCGGCCCACGAAGCGGACTGCCCGATTGGGCCGACCCGAAACAAAAACTGTTCGCTTGTCTGATCTGGGAACACGAACACAGCTCGCTTTATCTGATGTTCAACGCCGGCGCCGACGCGGTCGATTTCCATTTGCCTACCGTGGCCCCGACACATCAGTGGCATATTGCCGTTGATACCGCTAGCAAATCGCCTCGCGACCTTTTTACTTTGGGCGAGGAAGTGCCCGTACAGAATTTGTGTACTTACCCCCTGACCCCGCGATCTAGCGCCATCCTTCTCGCAATGAAGCCGAACCCTGCTCGCGGAGGCGCGACCGTATGA
- the malQ gene encoding 4-alpha-glucanotransferase has product MRQRTSGILLHPTSLANLYPIGDLGPAAIGFVDFMVQSGQRWWQMLPIGPAGTDDSPYDSLSAFAGNPLLISPDRLMEQGFLNRRDTERPIAMEVGRVNYSFAARWKLPVLKKAFGYFEAKACDRKQSDLEEFTRQASYWLDDFSLFSAIQENEVVSGWTRWDQDLRTRQPDALINARKQFARDVRYHQFIQWQFSVQWNELMAYCSSQGIGLIGDIPMFVADQSADVWAHPELFKLDVDGKPTVVAGVPPDRYAKTGQLWGLPVYRWDALQEQNYKWWIERLRTAFGRFDFIRLDHFIGFVRTYEVPAQAKTALCGQYQPGGGAAFFRAVHQALGSLPLIADALGTPTPEVSVLLDQLQIPDIRVLQFEYGTQLQTNSATPVENPVNSVVYTGTHDNDTTAGWYRKLPGAQRDALQKRLGVGDQGIVWAMIRQALASQADAAVVPAQDLLELGTETRMNVPGIAKGNWSWRLREGELSAELARKLRGITILYRSGKDHPGLWHQRDNAIPEIAKRAYELYVRGGRQNGHPDQDWLSAERELQVEAKK; this is encoded by the coding sequence ATGAGGCAACGAACCTCTGGAATACTGCTCCATCCGACCTCACTTGCCAATCTTTATCCCATCGGTGATCTGGGGCCGGCGGCGATCGGCTTTGTGGATTTCATGGTCCAAAGCGGACAGCGTTGGTGGCAGATGCTTCCCATCGGACCCGCTGGGACCGACGATTCACCTTATGATTCGCTGTCCGCGTTTGCCGGAAATCCGCTCCTGATCAGTCCCGATCGGTTGATGGAGCAAGGGTTCCTTAACCGCCGGGACACCGAACGTCCCATCGCGATGGAAGTGGGAAGGGTCAACTACTCCTTCGCGGCACGCTGGAAGCTGCCGGTACTAAAAAAAGCATTCGGCTATTTCGAAGCAAAAGCGTGCGATCGCAAGCAGTCCGATCTTGAAGAATTTACACGCCAAGCGTCTTACTGGCTGGACGACTTTTCGTTGTTTTCGGCGATCCAAGAGAACGAGGTCGTCTCCGGCTGGACCCGATGGGACCAGGACTTGCGCACGCGTCAACCCGACGCCCTCATTAACGCGCGGAAACAGTTTGCCAGGGACGTTCGTTACCATCAGTTCATCCAGTGGCAATTCTCAGTGCAGTGGAACGAGTTAATGGCTTACTGTTCGTCTCAAGGAATCGGGCTGATCGGCGACATTCCCATGTTCGTGGCGGATCAAAGCGCCGATGTTTGGGCTCATCCCGAACTTTTCAAACTGGATGTCGATGGAAAGCCGACTGTGGTTGCGGGCGTTCCTCCCGATCGGTACGCGAAAACAGGGCAACTGTGGGGCCTCCCCGTATATCGCTGGGATGCCCTTCAAGAGCAAAACTACAAATGGTGGATCGAACGCCTGCGGACGGCTTTTGGACGTTTTGATTTCATCCGGCTCGATCATTTCATCGGTTTTGTTCGCACCTATGAAGTGCCCGCGCAAGCCAAAACGGCTCTGTGCGGACAATACCAACCTGGCGGAGGCGCCGCGTTCTTCAGGGCTGTCCACCAGGCGCTCGGGTCATTGCCTTTGATCGCGGACGCTCTCGGCACTCCGACGCCCGAGGTTTCGGTTTTACTGGATCAGCTTCAGATCCCGGACATTCGGGTGCTCCAGTTCGAGTACGGCACGCAACTCCAAACCAATTCGGCGACTCCGGTAGAGAACCCAGTGAATTCGGTGGTATACACCGGAACTCACGATAACGACACAACGGCGGGATGGTATCGAAAATTGCCGGGCGCGCAACGTGACGCCCTGCAAAAGCGGCTTGGCGTAGGCGATCAAGGGATTGTCTGGGCCATGATCCGCCAGGCGTTGGCGTCCCAGGCAGATGCCGCCGTGGTTCCAGCGCAAGACCTCTTGGAACTGGGGACTGAAACGCGAATGAACGTTCCTGGAATCGCAAAGGGAAACTGGAGCTGGCGTCTGAGGGAGGGCGAGCTGTCCGCGGAACTCGCACGGAAGTTGCGCGGCATCACAATCCTGTACAGAAGTGGCAAGGACCACCCAGGCCTTTGGCATCAGAGAGACAACGCGATACCGGAGATCGCAAAGCGGGCGTATGAACTTTACGTGCGCGGAGGCCGCCAAAATGGCCATCCCGATCAAGATTGGCTCAGCGCGGAGCGGGAAC